One segment of Gopherus flavomarginatus isolate rGopFla2 chromosome 8, rGopFla2.mat.asm, whole genome shotgun sequence DNA contains the following:
- the ATG4A gene encoding cysteine protease ATG4A isoform X3, with translation MESDKSKLLLDISARLWFTYRRKFSPIGGTGPSSDTGWGCMLRCGQMMLAQALICRHLGRDWQWERHKKQPEEYHKILRCFIDRKDCCYSIHQMAQMGVGEGKSIGEWFGPNTVAQVLKKLALFDEWNSLAVYVSMDNTVVIEDIKKMCWCPPQSSSAARGSTFSHRSALSQNKNTAGFCSGWKPLLLIIPLRLGINHINPIYIDAFKECFKMPQSLGALGGKPNNAYYFIGFLGNELIYLDPHTTQIFVDLEENGTVDDQSFHCQQAPHRMKIMNLDPSVALGFFCKEEKDFDNWCSLVQKEILKQQSLRMFELVQNHPAHWPPFIPPAKPEVTTSGAELIESTDKLLELEEEFEILSV, from the exons ATGGAGTCCG aCAAATCTAAGTTATTGTTGGATATAAGTGCTCGTCTGTGGTTTACATACAGAAGAAAATTTTCACCAATTG GAGGCACAGGCCCTTCATCCGATACTGGCTGGGGATGCATGCTGCGATGTGGACAGATGATGCTCGCACAGGCCCTGATTTGCAGGCATTTAGGAAGGG ACTGGCAATGGGAGAGACACAAAAAACAACCTGAGGAATATCACAAGATCCTGCGATGCTTCATAGACAGAAAAGATTGCTGTTATTCTATCCACCAAATGG CACAGATGGGTGTAGGAGAGGGGAAGTCGATTGGAGAATGGTTTGGACCAAATACAGTTGCACAAGTGCTAAA AAAGCTTGCTTTATTTGATGAATGGAATTCCTTAGCAGTTTATGTATCTATGGACAATACTGTGGTCATTGAAGACATCA AAAAAATGTGTTGGTGCCCTCCTCAGAGCAGCAGTGCTGCACGTGGCAGCACATTCTCACACAGGAGTGCTCTCAGTCAAAACAAGAACACAGCAGGGTTTTGCTCAGGCTGGAAACCTCTCTTGCTCATTATACCTCTACGACTGGGGATAAATCACATCAATCCGATTTATATTGATGCTTTTAAA GAATGTTTTAAGATGCCACAGTCTTTGGGGGCATTAGGAGGGAAACCAAATAATGCCTACTATTTCATAGGATTTTTAG GAAATGAGCTGATCTATTTGGACCCTCACACCACTCAGATTTTTGTAGATCTGGAGGAAAACGGTACGGTTGATGACCAAAGCTTCCATTGTCAGCAGGCCCCACATCGAATGAAGATCATGAATTTGGATCCCTCTGTAGCATTA ggCTTCTTTTGTAAAGAAGAAAAAGACTTTGATAACTGGTGTAGTCTTGTACAAAAG GAGATTCTGAAGCAGCAGAGTCTTCGGATGTTTGAGTTAGTCCAAAATCATCCAGCCCATTGGCCTCCTTTCATACCTCCAGCAAAGCCAGAAGTCACAACGTCGGGAGCAG AACTTATTGAATCTACCGATAAACTGCTTGAGTTGGAAGAGGAATTTGAAATCCTGAGTGTATGA
- the ATG4A gene encoding cysteine protease ATG4A isoform X1 encodes MESVLSKCENQSTILSEYLEEFPETDGSVWILGRQHHLKTDKSKLLLDISARLWFTYRRKFSPIGGTGPSSDTGWGCMLRCGQMMLAQALICRHLGRDWQWERHKKQPEEYHKILRCFIDRKDCCYSIHQMAQMGVGEGKSIGEWFGPNTVAQVLKKLALFDEWNSLAVYVSMDNTVVIEDIKKMCWCPPQSSSAARGSTFSHRSALSQNKNTAGFCSGWKPLLLIIPLRLGINHINPIYIDAFKECFKMPQSLGALGGKPNNAYYFIGFLGNELIYLDPHTTQIFVDLEENGTVDDQSFHCQQAPHRMKIMNLDPSVALGFFCKEEKDFDNWCSLVQKEILKQQSLRMFELVQNHPAHWPPFIPPAKPEVTTSGAELIESTDKLLELEEEFEILSV; translated from the exons ATGGAGTCCG TTTTATCCAAGTGCGAAAACCAGAGTACTATCTTATCGGAATACCTAGAAGAATTTCCAGAAACAGATGGGTCAGTGTGGATTTTGGGAAGGCAACACCACCTTAAGACAG aCAAATCTAAGTTATTGTTGGATATAAGTGCTCGTCTGTGGTTTACATACAGAAGAAAATTTTCACCAATTG GAGGCACAGGCCCTTCATCCGATACTGGCTGGGGATGCATGCTGCGATGTGGACAGATGATGCTCGCACAGGCCCTGATTTGCAGGCATTTAGGAAGGG ACTGGCAATGGGAGAGACACAAAAAACAACCTGAGGAATATCACAAGATCCTGCGATGCTTCATAGACAGAAAAGATTGCTGTTATTCTATCCACCAAATGG CACAGATGGGTGTAGGAGAGGGGAAGTCGATTGGAGAATGGTTTGGACCAAATACAGTTGCACAAGTGCTAAA AAAGCTTGCTTTATTTGATGAATGGAATTCCTTAGCAGTTTATGTATCTATGGACAATACTGTGGTCATTGAAGACATCA AAAAAATGTGTTGGTGCCCTCCTCAGAGCAGCAGTGCTGCACGTGGCAGCACATTCTCACACAGGAGTGCTCTCAGTCAAAACAAGAACACAGCAGGGTTTTGCTCAGGCTGGAAACCTCTCTTGCTCATTATACCTCTACGACTGGGGATAAATCACATCAATCCGATTTATATTGATGCTTTTAAA GAATGTTTTAAGATGCCACAGTCTTTGGGGGCATTAGGAGGGAAACCAAATAATGCCTACTATTTCATAGGATTTTTAG GAAATGAGCTGATCTATTTGGACCCTCACACCACTCAGATTTTTGTAGATCTGGAGGAAAACGGTACGGTTGATGACCAAAGCTTCCATTGTCAGCAGGCCCCACATCGAATGAAGATCATGAATTTGGATCCCTCTGTAGCATTA ggCTTCTTTTGTAAAGAAGAAAAAGACTTTGATAACTGGTGTAGTCTTGTACAAAAG GAGATTCTGAAGCAGCAGAGTCTTCGGATGTTTGAGTTAGTCCAAAATCATCCAGCCCATTGGCCTCCTTTCATACCTCCAGCAAAGCCAGAAGTCACAACGTCGGGAGCAG AACTTATTGAATCTACCGATAAACTGCTTGAGTTGGAAGAGGAATTTGAAATCCTGAGTGTATGA
- the ATG4A gene encoding cysteine protease ATG4A isoform X2: MESVLSKCENQSTILSEYLEEFPETDGSVWILGRQHHLKTDKSKLLLDISARLWFTYRRKFSPIGGTGPSSDTGWGCMLRCGQMMLAQALICRHLGRDWQWERHKKQPEEYHKILRCFIDRKDCCYSIHQMAQMGVGEGKSIGEWFGPNTVAQVLKKLALFDEWNSLAVYVSMDNTVVIEDIKKMCWCPPQSSSAARGSTFSHRSALSQNKNTAGFCSGWKPLLLIIPLRLGINHINPIYIDAFKECFKMPQSLGALGGKPNNAYYFIGFLGNELIYLDPHTTQIFVDLEENGTVDDQSFHCQQAPHRMKIMNLDPSVALEILKQQSLRMFELVQNHPAHWPPFIPPAKPEVTTSGAELIESTDKLLELEEEFEILSV; encoded by the exons ATGGAGTCCG TTTTATCCAAGTGCGAAAACCAGAGTACTATCTTATCGGAATACCTAGAAGAATTTCCAGAAACAGATGGGTCAGTGTGGATTTTGGGAAGGCAACACCACCTTAAGACAG aCAAATCTAAGTTATTGTTGGATATAAGTGCTCGTCTGTGGTTTACATACAGAAGAAAATTTTCACCAATTG GAGGCACAGGCCCTTCATCCGATACTGGCTGGGGATGCATGCTGCGATGTGGACAGATGATGCTCGCACAGGCCCTGATTTGCAGGCATTTAGGAAGGG ACTGGCAATGGGAGAGACACAAAAAACAACCTGAGGAATATCACAAGATCCTGCGATGCTTCATAGACAGAAAAGATTGCTGTTATTCTATCCACCAAATGG CACAGATGGGTGTAGGAGAGGGGAAGTCGATTGGAGAATGGTTTGGACCAAATACAGTTGCACAAGTGCTAAA AAAGCTTGCTTTATTTGATGAATGGAATTCCTTAGCAGTTTATGTATCTATGGACAATACTGTGGTCATTGAAGACATCA AAAAAATGTGTTGGTGCCCTCCTCAGAGCAGCAGTGCTGCACGTGGCAGCACATTCTCACACAGGAGTGCTCTCAGTCAAAACAAGAACACAGCAGGGTTTTGCTCAGGCTGGAAACCTCTCTTGCTCATTATACCTCTACGACTGGGGATAAATCACATCAATCCGATTTATATTGATGCTTTTAAA GAATGTTTTAAGATGCCACAGTCTTTGGGGGCATTAGGAGGGAAACCAAATAATGCCTACTATTTCATAGGATTTTTAG GAAATGAGCTGATCTATTTGGACCCTCACACCACTCAGATTTTTGTAGATCTGGAGGAAAACGGTACGGTTGATGACCAAAGCTTCCATTGTCAGCAGGCCCCACATCGAATGAAGATCATGAATTTGGATCCCTCTGTAGCATTA GAGATTCTGAAGCAGCAGAGTCTTCGGATGTTTGAGTTAGTCCAAAATCATCCAGCCCATTGGCCTCCTTTCATACCTCCAGCAAAGCCAGAAGTCACAACGTCGGGAGCAG AACTTATTGAATCTACCGATAAACTGCTTGAGTTGGAAGAGGAATTTGAAATCCTGAGTGTATGA
- the PSMD10 gene encoding 26S proteasome non-ATPase regulatory subunit 10: MEGSVSSVELCNLAYAGQLEELQDRLREDRGLATRTDQDHRTALHWACSAGHTDIVHFLLGLGVPVNDQDDSGWTPLHIAASAGRDEIVKALIGKGAQVNVVNQNGCTPLHYAASRNRQEIAVMLLENRADPDAMDHLESTPLHRAAAKGNLKMIQILLQYKASVNIQDSEGNTPLHLACDEERVDEAKLLVSHGASIYIENKEEKTPLKVSKGGLGTVLKRLVEG; encoded by the exons ATGGAGGGCTCCGtgtccagtgtggagctctgtAACCTGGCCTACGCGGGGCAGCTGGAGGAGCTGCAGGACCGGCTGAGGGAGGACCGCGGCCTGGCCACCCGCACCGACCAG GATCACCGAACAGCTCTGCACTGGGCGTGCTCCGCGGGACACACAGACATCGTGCATTTCTTGTTAGGCCTGGGCGTGCCTGTCAATGACCAGGACGAC TCTGGCTGGACTCCTCTCCATATTGCAGCTTCAGCAGGCCGTGATGAAATTGTGAAAGCTCTGATTGGAAAAGGTGCTCAAGTGAATGTTGTTAATCAAAATGGCTGTACACCTCTGCATTATGCAGCCTCCAGAAATAGACAAGAG ATTGCAGTTATGCTGTTAGAGAATAGAGCTGATCCTGATGCAATGGACCACTTAGAATCCACTCCATTACACAGAGCAGCAGCCAAAGGAAATCTAAAAATGATACAGATCCTGCTACAGTATAAAGCGTCTGTGAATATACAGGACTCTGAAGGGAACACACCTCT CCATTTAGCCTGCGATGAAGAGAGAGTGGATGAGGCAAAGCTGTTGGTGTCCCATGGTGCAAGTATTTACATTGAGAATAAAGAAGAAAAGACCCCACTGAAAGTGTCAAAAGGTGGCCTGGGAACTGTACTTAAAAGATTGGtggaagggtag